In one window of Microcaecilia unicolor chromosome 9, aMicUni1.1, whole genome shotgun sequence DNA:
- the RAP1B gene encoding ras-related protein Rap-1b, which yields MREYKLVVLGSGGVGKSALTVQFVQGIFVEKYDPTIEDSYRKQVEVDCQQCMLEILDTAGTEQFTAMRDLYMKNGQGFALVYSITAQSTFNDLQDLREQILRVKDTDDVPMILVGNKCDLEDERVVGKEQGHNLARQWNNCAFLESSAKSKINVNEIFYDLVRQINRKTPVPGKARKKSTCHLL from the exons ACAGTACAGTTTGTTCAAGGAATATTTGTTGAAAAATATGACCCAACAATAGAGGATTCTTACAGAAAG CAAGTTGAAGTAGATTGTCAACAGTGCATGCTTGAAATCTTGGACACTGCAGGAACG GAACAATTCACAGCAATGAGAGATCTTTACATGAAAAATGGACAAGGCTTTGCATTAGTATATTCAATTACCGCACAGTCAACATTTAATGATCTCCAGGACCTACGAGAACAGATCCTTCGAGTCAAAGACACTGATGAT gtgccaatGATCCTGGTTGGCAACAAATGTGACTTGGAAGATGAGAGGGTGGTGGGGAAGGAACAAGGACACAACCTAGCAAGACAGTGGAACAATTGTGCGTTCTTAGAGTCTTCTGCTAAATCAAAGATTAATGTTAATGAG ATTTTTTATGACCTTGTGCGACAAATTAACAGAAAAACTCCAGTACCTGGCAAGGCACGCAAAAAGTCAACATGTCATCTGCTTTAA